A portion of the Petrotoga sp. 9PW.55.5.1 genome contains these proteins:
- a CDS encoding anthranilate synthase component I family protein: protein MYTQKNNSIQTILPIIEKIKVKDIDPANIYKKVALENKYSFLLENLKSNGKSYSLIGVSPQKIVKLKYISKNNTCIEYIDNTKGFLKMNNKDYIDFLKEELSKINYKSIHKIPDFFASFVGYFGYEMVSLWEEVYHIEKTKDLKHGDLPLSLLVMPKILLIIDQNEDIGYLINVIDLNSEMNQDDSIYLAKLENKRIIEKIKNKTPKICKDKIYNQKIKIKNHTKKEDFIKKVAKVKEYINTGEAFQIVLSQKFSCEMEEDPFEVYESLRNINPSPYMFYLNFDEVKLIGSSPEMLVKVEGQRVITRPLAGTRPRGETKEIDQVIEQELLSDEKERAEHIMLVDLARNDLGRVCEKGTVHVTKLFGVERYSHVMHIYSQVEGKKKEELSSLDVLKSVFPAGTVSGAPKIRAMEIIDELEDEPREIYAGVVGYIDSKDDLDTSIAIRTMVYKDKKLIIQAGAGIVSYSDAEKEYYETVNKSMAMFKSIKKGDFKDDSFDR, encoded by the coding sequence ATGTATACTCAAAAAAACAATAGTATCCAAACGATTTTACCCATTATAGAAAAAATCAAAGTTAAAGATATCGATCCTGCAAATATATATAAAAAAGTAGCCTTAGAAAATAAATACTCTTTTCTTTTAGAAAACTTAAAATCGAATGGCAAAAGTTACTCTTTAATTGGCGTTTCACCACAAAAGATTGTGAAATTAAAGTATATATCAAAAAACAACACTTGTATTGAATATATAGATAATACAAAAGGTTTTTTGAAAATGAATAATAAAGATTATATAGATTTTCTTAAAGAAGAATTATCGAAAATAAACTACAAAAGTATACATAAGATACCTGATTTTTTTGCAAGTTTTGTTGGATACTTTGGATACGAGATGGTTTCTCTTTGGGAAGAAGTTTATCACATAGAAAAAACCAAAGATTTGAAACACGGAGATTTACCTTTGTCTTTACTAGTCATGCCAAAAATTTTATTAATAATAGATCAAAACGAAGATATAGGTTATTTAATAAACGTTATAGATCTTAATTCAGAAATGAACCAAGATGACTCAATCTACTTAGCCAAATTGGAAAATAAAAGGATTATAGAAAAGATAAAAAATAAAACCCCCAAAATCTGTAAAGATAAAATCTACAATCAGAAAATCAAAATAAAAAATCATACAAAAAAAGAAGATTTCATTAAAAAAGTAGCGAAAGTCAAAGAATACATAAACACAGGTGAAGCTTTTCAAATAGTTCTATCTCAAAAGTTTTCATGTGAAATGGAAGAAGATCCTTTTGAAGTTTATGAAAGTTTAAGAAATATAAACCCCTCACCTTACATGTTTTACCTTAACTTTGATGAAGTAAAGTTAATAGGATCTTCACCTGAAATGCTTGTTAAAGTTGAAGGACAAAGAGTTATAACAAGACCTTTGGCAGGAACAAGGCCAAGAGGCGAAACTAAAGAGATTGACCAAGTAATAGAACAAGAATTACTAAGTGATGAAAAGGAAAGAGCTGAACACATTATGCTTGTAGATCTTGCTAGAAACGATCTTGGAAGAGTTTGCGAAAAAGGAACGGTTCATGTGACAAAACTATTTGGAGTTGAGAGATATTCTCATGTTATGCATATTTATTCCCAAGTTGAAGGAAAAAAGAAAGAAGAGTTATCTTCGCTTGATGTGTTAAAGTCTGTATTTCCTGCAGGTACAGTATCAGGTGCTCCAAAGATTAGGGCGATGGAGATAATAGATGAATTGGAAGATGAGCCACGAGAAATTTACGCAGGAGTTGTAGGTTATATAGATTCAAAGGATGATTTAGATACCAGTATAGCTATAAGAACGATGGTATACAAAGATAAGAAGTTGATAATTCAGGCGGGTGCAGGAATAGTGTCTTATTCTGATGCTGAAAAAGAATACTATGAAACAGTAAACAAATCGATGGCAATGTTCAAATCAATTAAAAAGGGGGATTTCAAAGATGATTCTTTTGATAGATAA
- a CDS encoding phosphoribosylanthranilate isomerase has protein sequence MVRVKVCGITNREDALKISKMGVDAIGFILSSKSQRMVSLSKVSEIVKILPPFLSRVAVVVDPTIEQLNEIENSKFFDYIQFHGSESIDLIKRSKLKTIKAIKIENEQSLKAISTYEEDVDYFLFDTKVGEKVGGTGKTFDWGFLKQINLQKPFILAGGIGPNNVIEAIKEVKPDAIDLNSKVEEKPGKKDIKLIKEVLSKIKREE, from the coding sequence ATGGTTAGGGTAAAAGTTTGCGGAATAACAAATAGAGAAGATGCATTAAAAATATCCAAAATGGGTGTTGACGCAATAGGATTTATCCTTTCAAGTAAGAGCCAGAGAATGGTGAGTTTATCGAAAGTTTCTGAAATTGTCAAAATTCTGCCTCCATTTTTAAGCAGGGTAGCAGTAGTTGTAGATCCTACAATAGAGCAATTAAATGAAATTGAAAACTCTAAATTCTTCGACTACATACAATTTCATGGATCTGAAAGTATTGATTTAATAAAAAGAAGTAAGTTAAAAACAATAAAAGCTATAAAAATTGAAAACGAACAATCTTTAAAGGCTATATCTACATACGAAGAAGATGTAGATTATTTTCTCTTTGATACAAAAGTTGGGGAAAAAGTTGGTGGGACTGGAAAAACTTTCGATTGGGGGTTTTTAAAGCAGATTAATTTACAAAAGCCATTCATATTAGCAGGTGGAATAGGTCCAAACAATGTGATTGAAGCCATAAAAGAAGTAAAACCAGATGCGATAGATTTAAACAGTAAAGTCGAAGAGAAACCTGGTAAAAAAGACATTAAGTTAATTAAGGAAGTTCTTTCAAAGATAAAAAGGGAGGAATAG
- the trpC gene encoding indole-3-glycerol phosphate synthase TrpC produces the protein MFLDKIVDNKKKEIEKIKSKKNSLKSSLEKEEITLIAEIKKASPSKGIISKDFDPDSQLEAYIKGGADAVSILTDEEYFQGSTELLQRLKKKTTLPILRKDFIIDAVQIYQSLFLGADVILLIASILSQKELREFLHLTEDLGMEALVEVHNLEDLEKVLNTDTQILGINNRDLTDFSVNIKNTEKILDKLAKKSRRKDFYIISESGIKEKKDIDYLKSLGVDGVLIGEALMRENNPISKIRELFPEKEKILNG, from the coding sequence ATGTTCTTAGATAAGATAGTGGATAACAAGAAGAAAGAAATTGAAAAAATAAAAAGTAAAAAAAATTCGCTCAAAAGTTCTCTTGAAAAAGAAGAAATAACCCTAATCGCTGAAATAAAAAAAGCGTCTCCAAGTAAAGGTATAATCTCCAAAGATTTCGATCCAGATAGTCAATTAGAAGCATATATAAAAGGAGGGGCTGATGCAGTTTCTATATTAACAGATGAAGAATACTTTCAGGGAAGTACTGAATTACTTCAGAGGTTGAAGAAAAAAACTACTCTACCCATCCTAAGAAAAGATTTCATAATAGATGCTGTGCAGATTTATCAATCCTTATTCTTAGGAGCCGATGTTATCTTACTTATAGCTTCAATTCTTTCACAAAAAGAATTAAGAGAATTTTTACACCTTACAGAAGATTTGGGTATGGAAGCACTCGTTGAAGTTCATAATTTAGAAGATTTAGAAAAAGTTTTAAATACAGATACACAGATTCTAGGGATAAACAACAGAGATCTCACTGATTTCTCTGTTAATATTAAAAATACAGAAAAGATTTTAGATAAATTGGCGAAAAAAAGTAGAAGAAAAGATTTTTACATAATTTCAGAAAGTGGTATAAAAGAGAAAAAAGATATAGATTATCTAAAGAGTTTAGGGGTGGATGGGGTTTTAATAGGAGAGGCATTAATGAGAGAAAACAACCCAATTTCAAAGATTAGAGAACTCTTTCCAGAAAAGGAAAAGATCCTAAATGGTTAG
- the trpD gene encoding anthranilate phosphoribosyltransferase, translating to MFNYYLQKVVKGEDLNLSETESAMEMIMDGKVTHSQLAGFLVALHIKGETVDEITASAMVMRKKALPLNLENDSLIDTCGTGGDAKGTFNISTAVAFVLAAANIPVAKHGNRSVSSKSGSADVLEAFGINISLPTSLIEKCLKEIGIAFLFAQDFHRATKHAAVPRKELGIRTIFNVLGPLTNPANVKYQLMGIYDPNLVYPIAEVLKNLGVKRGMVVHGAGGIDELSLSGKNKVAFLKDGKIEEIEISPQDLGLKVSPLEEIQGGSAQENKDIILNIFENKEKGAKRDIVVLNSAAGLYVANKVNSLEEGIKYAQEIIESKKALKKLNEMIEFTNLLSVEEKSS from the coding sequence ATGTTTAATTACTATCTTCAAAAGGTCGTTAAAGGGGAAGACCTTAATTTAAGTGAGACGGAATCTGCAATGGAAATGATAATGGATGGGAAAGTAACCCACAGTCAACTTGCTGGCTTTTTAGTTGCACTACACATAAAGGGAGAAACAGTTGATGAGATAACAGCTAGTGCAATGGTTATGAGAAAGAAGGCATTGCCTCTGAATCTTGAAAACGACAGTCTCATCGACACATGCGGAACAGGTGGAGATGCCAAAGGAACATTCAACATTTCAACGGCAGTAGCTTTCGTATTAGCAGCCGCAAATATTCCTGTTGCTAAACACGGTAATAGATCTGTTTCAAGTAAAAGTGGAAGTGCCGATGTATTAGAAGCTTTCGGAATAAATATATCACTTCCTACTTCTTTAATTGAAAAGTGTTTAAAAGAAATAGGTATTGCATTTCTATTTGCACAAGATTTTCACAGAGCGACAAAACATGCAGCCGTTCCAAGAAAAGAATTAGGTATAAGAACGATATTTAATGTATTAGGGCCCCTCACAAACCCTGCAAACGTAAAGTACCAACTGATGGGGATATACGATCCTAACCTTGTTTATCCAATAGCTGAAGTTTTAAAAAATTTGGGGGTAAAAAGAGGGATGGTTGTTCATGGAGCTGGAGGAATAGATGAACTCTCACTGTCAGGAAAGAATAAAGTAGCCTTTTTAAAAGATGGAAAGATAGAAGAGATAGAGATATCTCCACAAGATCTCGGACTTAAAGTTTCCCCTTTAGAAGAAATTCAAGGAGGAAGTGCACAAGAAAACAAAGATATTATTTTAAATATATTTGAAAACAAAGAAAAAGGCGCAAAACGGGACATCGTTGTTCTAAATTCAGCTGCTGGTTTGTATGTAGCGAACAAAGTTAACTCTTTAGAAGAAGGCATCAAATACGCTCAAGAAATTATCGAAAGTAAAAAGGCGTTGAAAAAACTGAATGAGATGATTGAGTTTACAAACCTGTTATCGGTGGAAGAAAAAAGCTCTTGA
- the trpA gene encoding tryptophan synthase subunit alpha has protein sequence MSKISEAFKNKKALITYISAGDPDLETTKEIILELDRSGVDIMEVGIPFSDPLADGPVIQEASQRALKNGTNLKKILQTLKNIKDRISIPIVLMGYYNSILNYGIDKFIKDSKKSNVSGVIIPDLPFDEEEEFYSKLKENGIDPILLVAPNTSEERLKQISKHCSGFLYCVSLMGVTGDSKGPTEHLKEYSQNVRKYVDIPIAIGFGIDSPEKVKNLIDYFDGIIVGSALIKIIDNNKNNKSKMLQEVGNFSKSLKIW, from the coding sequence ATGAGCAAAATTTCAGAGGCCTTCAAAAACAAAAAAGCCCTTATAACGTATATATCCGCAGGAGATCCGGATTTAGAAACAACCAAAGAAATAATATTGGAGTTAGATAGATCTGGTGTTGACATAATGGAAGTAGGGATACCTTTTTCCGATCCTCTAGCAGATGGACCAGTTATTCAAGAAGCAAGTCAAAGAGCTTTAAAAAATGGAACAAACTTAAAAAAGATACTTCAAACTCTAAAAAACATAAAAGATCGAATAAGTATCCCAATAGTATTAATGGGTTATTACAACTCCATATTAAATTATGGAATAGACAAATTTATAAAAGATTCTAAAAAATCAAACGTTTCTGGAGTGATAATACCTGATCTTCCTTTTGATGAGGAAGAAGAGTTTTATAGCAAATTAAAAGAAAACGGAATAGACCCTATACTATTAGTTGCCCCAAATACTTCAGAAGAAAGATTAAAACAGATTTCAAAACATTGTTCTGGATTTCTCTACTGTGTCTCACTAATGGGCGTAACAGGAGATTCAAAAGGGCCCACAGAACATTTAAAAGAATACTCTCAAAACGTAAGAAAGTATGTTGATATACCTATAGCAATAGGATTTGGGATAGATAGCCCAGAAAAAGTTAAAAATCTTATTGACTATTTTGATGGAATAATAGTTGGAAGTGCGTTGATAAAAATAATTGATAATAACAAAAATAACAAAAGCAAAATGCTTCAAGAAGTTGGTAATTTCTCAAAAAGTTTAAAAATTTGGTAA
- the trpB gene encoding tryptophan synthase subunit beta, which produces MKKGYYGEYGGRYVPETLIPALEELDEAYEKYSKDPEFINEFHGLLKDYCGRPSPLYYAENLTKHLNGAKIYLKREDLNHTGAHKINNALGQVLLAKRMNKKRIIAETGAGQHGVATATAAARFGLKCIVYMGAEDVKRQALNVYKMQMLGAEVIPVYSGSQTLKEAINEAIRDWVSNVENTHYVIGSAVGPHPYPKIVRNFQRIIGDEAKKQIIEKEGKLPDYTIACVGGGSNAIGIFYPFIEDKEVELIGVEAAGKGLETKEHAATLTAGKVGVLHGSKSYVLQDEDGQIQLAYSISAGLDYPGVGPEHSYLHDIKRAKYESVTDDEAIEAFELLTKLEGIIPAFESSHAIAYTMKFAPTLPKDKIILINLSGRGDKDVDSYRKLKGVKQ; this is translated from the coding sequence ATGAAAAAAGGATACTACGGAGAGTATGGTGGACGTTATGTTCCTGAAACATTGATACCAGCATTGGAAGAATTAGACGAAGCGTATGAAAAATACTCAAAGGATCCTGAATTTATAAACGAATTCCATGGATTGCTAAAAGACTATTGCGGAAGGCCAAGCCCATTATACTACGCAGAAAATTTAACCAAGCACTTAAATGGAGCTAAGATCTATCTAAAAAGAGAAGATTTAAATCACACAGGGGCACACAAAATAAACAACGCCTTAGGTCAAGTGTTACTAGCTAAAAGAATGAACAAAAAAAGGATAATAGCTGAAACGGGTGCTGGACAACACGGCGTTGCAACAGCAACTGCTGCAGCGAGATTCGGTTTAAAATGCATAGTTTATATGGGAGCAGAAGATGTAAAAAGGCAGGCTCTAAACGTATACAAAATGCAAATGCTGGGGGCAGAAGTGATTCCGGTTTACAGTGGAAGTCAAACGTTAAAAGAAGCGATAAATGAAGCGATTAGAGACTGGGTCAGTAACGTTGAAAACACTCACTATGTTATAGGTTCAGCTGTTGGGCCTCATCCGTACCCAAAGATAGTTAGAAATTTTCAAAGAATAATAGGTGATGAAGCTAAAAAGCAGATAATAGAAAAAGAAGGAAAACTACCAGATTACACAATAGCATGTGTTGGAGGGGGAAGTAACGCAATAGGCATATTCTATCCATTCATAGAAGACAAAGAAGTAGAATTAATAGGAGTTGAAGCTGCTGGTAAAGGTTTGGAAACAAAAGAACACGCCGCCACTTTAACTGCTGGAAAAGTCGGTGTTCTCCACGGAAGTAAATCTTATGTTCTTCAAGATGAAGACGGGCAGATACAACTGGCGTACTCTATATCTGCAGGATTAGATTATCCAGGTGTTGGACCAGAACACAGTTATTTGCACGATATAAAAAGGGCGAAGTACGAATCAGTTACAGATGATGAAGCGATAGAGGCTTTTGAATTATTAACAAAATTGGAAGGGATAATTCCTGCTTTTGAAAGTTCCCATGCAATAGCTTATACGATGAAGTTTGCCCCAACACTTCCAAAAGATAAAATTATTCTAATAAACTTATCGGGTAGGGGAGATAAAGACGTAGACTCCTACAGAAAACTCAAGGGGGTGAAACAATGA
- a CDS encoding aminodeoxychorismate/anthranilate synthase component II, with protein MILLIDNYDSFTYNVFQMVSEFDNVKVYRNDKIAVEEIETLNPSHIIISPGPGTPKDAGISLELIKRFKDKIPILGICLGHQCIAEAFGGEVVRAKEIFHGKTSKIYLKEKDELFKDVGTPFEATRYHSLMVSKENFPEELMITATTKDGEIMGLKHINYKIYGVQFHPESILTTVGHKLIENFINIKIENRERSVSYV; from the coding sequence ATGATTCTTTTGATAGATAACTACGATTCTTTTACATACAACGTTTTCCAAATGGTTAGTGAGTTCGATAACGTGAAAGTGTATAGAAATGACAAAATCGCTGTTGAAGAGATAGAAACATTAAACCCTTCACATATAATAATTTCCCCGGGTCCAGGTACTCCAAAAGATGCAGGTATATCTTTGGAATTAATAAAACGTTTCAAAGATAAAATCCCTATCTTAGGTATATGTTTGGGGCATCAATGTATCGCGGAGGCATTTGGCGGCGAAGTGGTTAGAGCAAAAGAGATTTTTCACGGCAAAACTTCAAAAATTTACTTAAAAGAAAAAGATGAGTTGTTTAAAGATGTAGGAACTCCTTTTGAAGCAACTAGATACCATTCTTTGATGGTGTCAAAAGAAAATTTTCCTGAAGAATTAATGATAACAGCTACCACAAAAGATGGAGAAATAATGGGGTTAAAACATATAAATTACAAAATATATGGTGTGCAATTTCATCCAGAATCAATACTAACAACCGTAGGACATAAGTTAATAGAGAATTTTATAAACATAAAAATAGAAAATAGAGAAAGGAGTGTCAGCTATGTTTAA